TATTATCGATATATAAAACGCCACCCGATGGAACGAGCGGTGCATATTTTTCGAAAAACTTCATGTATTGCCCCTTTGCCGCATCAATAAAAACAGCATCAAAAGTAGGTTTAATGGATTCCACATCTACTTCTAACGCATCGCCCTCTATGACTTGTATACGGTCTTTTACCTGTGATCTTGCAATGAATTGTTTCGCATATTGTACACGTGACACATCACGTTCAATTGTGACAATTTGGCACGTTGGTAAAGCTTGTGCCATACGCATTGCTGAATACCCAATCGCTGTCCCAATTTCTAAAATCGATTTCGGATTTTGAATGCGCAGTAGCTGATTTAATGACTCAATACCAGCAAGCTGCATAATTGGTACATGATTCTCCTCTGCAAAGCGTTCCATTTCTAATAATAATTCATCACGTTCAGGAATGAAGGAAGCAATATAAGCATCTGATAATTCCATTCGTCTATCTCCCTTTACGTGTAGTTTTGCCTCGCATCTTTTCATTAGAAAAACACATTCCGTGCCAGTTAGCGTGAAATGATGTCGCATCTTTGTGGATTTCCTTGAAAAGGTATACTTCCCAAT
This portion of the Solibacillus daqui genome encodes:
- a CDS encoding O-methyltransferase, yielding MELSDAYIASFIPERDELLLEMERFAEENHVPIMQLAGIESLNQLLRIQNPKSILEIGTAIGYSAMRMAQALPTCQIVTIERDVSRVQYAKQFIARSQVKDRIQVIEGDALEVDVESIKPTFDAVFIDAAKGQYMKFFEKYAPLVPSGGVLYIDNMYMHGLSDLDIKEVPRRKRTMIRNLKTFSDWIMAHPDYTSAFFPVGDGLLICLKR